One window of Syntrophorhabdaceae bacterium genomic DNA carries:
- a CDS encoding acyl-CoA/acyl-ACP dehydrogenase: MDFTLTEEQEFFKKVIADTVDRMVIPKAQEIDEKDEFPRELWDEFTKLGYLGLRYPEEMGGMNADKLMCLIFYEEMSRGSVGFAQSVIMNALMGTHFLYKFGSDAIKERCLYPAMKGKKIGTICFTEDQSGSDIAATRTTAVREGGGWKINGTKQWITNGPICDFCTVLAKTDPAKGLKGLNFFLVEKGTPGFSPGQIIHKLGCKGTVTGELVFDNVWVPEENFLGKEVGKGITDVGEIFNEVRLMVGAMALGIARAAYNEGIEFVKKRIAFNKPIGTFQLIREKFANMDTEMNAARLLLYYGGWLLGKGAECEIITAEAKMFATEVCQKVVDEVTRIYGGNGFACEYTPQRFYREARFLLYGGGTHEVLRDFIGKTLIGKL, from the coding sequence ATGGATTTCACATTAACGGAGGAACAGGAATTTTTCAAGAAGGTAATAGCGGACACAGTAGACAGGATGGTAATCCCTAAGGCGCAGGAGATTGATGAAAAGGATGAATTCCCACGTGAATTATGGGATGAATTTACCAAGCTTGGTTACCTCGGGCTCCGTTACCCCGAGGAGATGGGCGGGATGAATGCTGATAAATTAATGTGTCTGATTTTCTACGAAGAGATGTCAAGAGGCTCGGTCGGTTTTGCCCAGAGTGTGATTATGAACGCCCTGATGGGAACACATTTTCTTTATAAGTTCGGGAGTGATGCAATTAAGGAACGTTGTCTTTACCCTGCCATGAAAGGAAAAAAGATAGGTACAATCTGTTTTACAGAAGACCAGTCCGGGTCTGATATTGCAGCAACGAGAACTACTGCCGTAAGAGAGGGTGGTGGATGGAAGATAAACGGAACAAAACAGTGGATTACCAACGGTCCCATCTGTGACTTCTGTACCGTACTGGCAAAGACTGATCCTGCAAAGGGGCTGAAAGGATTAAATTTCTTTCTCGTTGAAAAGGGTACGCCAGGTTTTTCACCGGGCCAGATTATACATAAGCTCGGATGTAAAGGAACGGTCACCGGTGAGCTCGTGTTCGACAATGTATGGGTTCCTGAGGAGAATTTTCTCGGGAAAGAGGTTGGAAAGGGCATCACGGATGTGGGGGAGATTTTTAACGAGGTAAGACTTATGGTCGGCGCAATGGCTCTTGGAATCGCGAGGGCAGCATATAACGAGGGGATCGAGTTTGTCAAAAAACGAATCGCCTTTAATAAACCCATTGGTACTTTCCAGCTGATCCGGGAAAAATTTGCGAACATGGACACGGAGATGAATGCAGCGCGACTTTTACTGTACTATGGCGGGTGGCTCCTTGGGAAAGGAGCGGAGTGCGAAATTATTACGGCCGAGGCAAAGATGTTTGCTACGGAAGTCTGCCAAAAGGTCGTGGACGAAGTAACAAGGATATACGGCGGAAACGGTTTTGCGTGCGAATATACACCCCAGCGATTCTACAGGGAGGCCAGGTTCCTCCTCTACGGCGGTGGAACACATGAAGTGCTGAGAGACTTTATTGGTAAGACGTTAATTGGGAAACTTTGA
- a CDS encoding amino acid ABC transporter permease: MQTGFDFTVIWTNITYFFIGRFPHGSLGGIALTLYLAVVACVLSFIGGLFLGLMGISHNKIVRNISTVILNIIRGMPLLMVIFWMYFLLPALMGKTVSESWTVIMALTLFTSAYMSQIVKAGVEGIPRGQTEAALSTGLHHWQAMFYIVLPQGLRNMIPSFVNQFVSMIKDTSLAFIVGVSELTHVATQINNRTIIYPTEIFLFVAVIYFIICYAFTSLSRWLEKRLAWKK; encoded by the coding sequence ATGCAGACAGGGTTTGACTTTACCGTTATCTGGACCAACATTACCTATTTCTTTATAGGACGCTTTCCTCACGGCTCGCTGGGCGGTATTGCGCTTACGCTCTATCTTGCCGTTGTTGCCTGCGTGCTTTCCTTTATAGGCGGCCTTTTCCTCGGGTTGATGGGCATATCCCACAACAAGATCGTACGGAACATTTCAACGGTCATCCTGAACATCATCAGGGGGATGCCGCTCCTCATGGTCATCTTCTGGATGTATTTTCTTCTCCCGGCCCTTATGGGAAAGACCGTCTCCGAGAGCTGGACGGTGATTATGGCGCTGACGCTCTTTACCTCGGCCTATATGTCGCAGATCGTCAAGGCAGGCGTTGAAGGCATCCCGAGAGGCCAGACAGAGGCGGCGCTCTCCACCGGGCTCCATCACTGGCAGGCCATGTTTTATATTGTGCTCCCGCAGGGACTCCGCAACATGATCCCGTCCTTCGTCAACCAGTTCGTCTCCATGATCAAGGATACGTCGCTGGCATTCATCGTCGGCGTCTCCGAGCTGACCCACGTGGCCACACAGATCAACAACCGTACGATCATATACCCCACGGAGATCTTCCTCTTTGTAGCGGTTATCTACTTTATCATCTGTTATGCCTTTACGTCTCTTTCACGATGGCTTGAAAAACGTCTTGCCTGGAAGAAGTAA
- a CDS encoding MFS transporter, with product MAIPYRWIIVAILWSSHVIYFLNYMTIGTLSPFIQPEFQLSTTQIGLLCSAVTIGSLASNIPAGMLSDAFGAKWIMVFGLVLIGCSELVICFLHSYIWIFLLLIFVGMGIGCNQTPASKAIIMWFSLKGRATAMGIKQTGVTIGGVIASFLLPFIALHYGSWRYSFKVAGIAALLCAVLILFLYVEPPRQPSDDNSWNVVSWKNNLLTLFKERDFIFIGLTGIFLMLTQFSFLAHFVLYATKVLGLPAKKAGAILGVAFFTGAIGRVAWSVSSDYLFGTGRRIVLTIIGAAGGVIAIAFIPLSGESSLLTIYALAALFGFTGLAWNAVYLTRVGEFPGRALAGVATGVNFVVVNIGAIAGPPLFGYFVDFTGGYRTSWFFTGMCMAMVAFLSEIQKKERMFTES from the coding sequence ATGGCTATCCCATACCGGTGGATAATTGTAGCAATATTATGGTCCTCCCATGTCATATATTTCCTTAACTATATGACGATAGGCACCTTGTCCCCTTTTATCCAGCCTGAATTCCAGCTCTCGACAACGCAGATAGGGCTGCTCTGCAGTGCAGTGACCATTGGCTCGCTGGCCAGCAATATCCCGGCAGGGATGCTGAGTGATGCCTTTGGGGCAAAATGGATTATGGTCTTTGGCCTTGTCCTCATAGGGTGCTCTGAACTGGTAATATGTTTTCTGCATTCATACATCTGGATTTTTCTGCTTTTGATTTTCGTGGGAATGGGGATCGGCTGCAATCAAACCCCTGCCAGCAAAGCCATCATAATGTGGTTCTCGCTGAAGGGGCGCGCCACAGCCATGGGGATCAAACAGACAGGCGTTACAATTGGTGGTGTCATTGCTTCTTTTTTGCTCCCCTTTATAGCCCTTCATTACGGCAGTTGGCGTTATTCGTTCAAGGTGGCAGGGATCGCAGCCCTGCTATGCGCTGTCCTTATTCTTTTTCTCTACGTTGAGCCTCCCCGTCAGCCTAGCGATGACAACTCCTGGAATGTTGTTTCGTGGAAAAATAACCTTCTAACACTTTTTAAGGAAAGAGATTTCATTTTTATCGGCCTAACGGGTATCTTTTTGATGCTCACACAGTTTTCCTTTCTTGCACATTTTGTCCTTTACGCCACGAAGGTGCTCGGCCTTCCTGCTAAAAAGGCGGGCGCCATCCTTGGAGTTGCCTTCTTCACAGGTGCAATAGGGAGGGTTGCGTGGAGCGTATCGAGCGACTACCTCTTCGGGACAGGGAGAAGGATAGTCCTCACTATCATCGGCGCTGCCGGGGGAGTCATTGCGATTGCCTTTATCCCTCTTTCGGGGGAAAGCTCACTCTTGACAATCTACGCCCTGGCCGCACTTTTTGGATTTACAGGCCTGGCCTGGAATGCTGTCTATTTGACGAGGGTAGGGGAATTCCCCGGACGGGCATTAGCAGGAGTTGCAACAGGCGTTAATTTTGTGGTCGTAAACATAGGTGCAATAGCCGGACCACCTCTTTTTGGCTATTTCGTTGACTTCACGGGTGGATATAGAACTTCATGGTTCTTTACGGGGATGTGCATGGCGATGGTTGCTTTCCTGAGTGAGATCCAGAAAAAAGAGCGTATGTTTACGGAGTCGTAA
- a CDS encoding FAD-dependent oxidoreductase, translating into MDKLDAVIVGGGLAGLSAAYKLAEAGRQVVLLERGDAPGSKNVTGGRIYVEPIRGLFPEIIADAPFERHVVKEMLTVMDDNASTQVEYRHDKWRSEPYMSYTVLRARFDRWFSEKVMEKGAFVIPGRRVDDLLREDGRIAGVVAGGEEIPAQIVIAADGALSFMAEKARLREPLRPENYALAIKEVYRIDPSAIEERFGLKQGEGAANLFIGSMTRGMFGGGFLYTNQDSLSIGLVLGMRSQMDARPQVESHQLMDAFTARPEVARWIKGAQLEEYSAHIISEAGIKGIPALYTDGMLVAGDAAGFSLNMGLTVRGMEFAVASGVLAAEAANRALEKNDTSRESLSLYERLLKESFAMKDMETFRHSQEVLENPRLFTVYPKFICSLLEEIFTITGAPKQGLYKNAREVAKRYLLNWEGFKDFLSLRKM; encoded by the coding sequence ATGGACAAACTCGATGCGGTAATAGTCGGAGGAGGGCTGGCGGGGCTCTCGGCGGCGTACAAGCTGGCTGAGGCAGGAAGGCAGGTGGTCCTGCTGGAACGCGGTGATGCCCCGGGAAGCAAGAATGTGACGGGCGGCAGGATCTACGTGGAGCCTATCCGGGGTCTTTTCCCGGAGATCATTGCCGATGCGCCTTTTGAGCGTCACGTGGTCAAAGAGATGCTCACCGTGATGGACGATAACGCCTCGACCCAGGTGGAGTACAGGCACGACAAGTGGCGCAGCGAGCCGTATATGAGCTATACGGTGCTTCGCGCCCGTTTTGACCGCTGGTTCTCTGAAAAGGTTATGGAAAAAGGGGCATTCGTGATCCCCGGGCGGCGGGTCGATGACCTCCTCCGGGAGGATGGCCGCATTGCGGGCGTGGTCGCGGGCGGCGAAGAGATACCCGCGCAGATCGTCATCGCCGCTGACGGCGCACTCTCCTTCATGGCGGAAAAGGCTCGCCTGAGAGAACCCCTGCGACCTGAGAATTACGCGCTCGCGATAAAGGAGGTCTACAGGATCGACCCGTCAGCCATTGAAGAGCGGTTCGGACTGAAACAGGGAGAAGGCGCCGCCAACCTCTTCATCGGGTCAATGACCCGCGGCATGTTCGGGGGCGGCTTTCTGTATACCAATCAGGACAGCCTGTCAATAGGTCTCGTGCTCGGTATGCGTTCACAGATGGACGCGCGTCCCCAGGTCGAATCCCATCAACTGATGGATGCCTTTACTGCCAGACCCGAGGTGGCCCGCTGGATAAAGGGTGCGCAGTTGGAAGAGTACTCCGCCCACATTATCTCTGAGGCGGGGATCAAGGGGATACCGGCGCTCTATACGGACGGCATGCTGGTGGCCGGCGATGCAGCAGGTTTTTCCCTCAACATGGGATTGACCGTGCGCGGAATGGAGTTTGCCGTCGCCTCAGGGGTATTGGCCGCAGAGGCGGCAAACAGGGCACTTGAGAAGAACGACACGTCAAGGGAATCCCTCAGTCTCTATGAGAGGCTGCTGAAGGAGAGCTTTGCGATGAAGGACATGGAGACCTTCCGTCACTCCCAGGAGGTACTGGAGAACCCGAGGCTCTTCACCGTATACCCGAAATTCATCTGCAGCCTGCTGGAAGAAATCTTTACGATAACCGGAGCGCCCAAACAGGGGCTTTACAAAAACGCCAGGGAAGTCGCGAAGAGATACCTGCTGAATTGGGAAGGATTCAAAGACTTTCTTAGCCTGAGGAAGATGTAG
- a CDS encoding helix-turn-helix domain-containing protein translates to MENIGEKIRNERKAKGLSLAGLASRLGISTMTLQRIETGKTSPSVAVLAQISHQLMRPIDFFIREDNPKILHVRKDQQSTIESSGMKLTVIAPQNLIDENILINLGEAAKEGRFIDLHAEEGYSFVYILEGECIFEHDRIKYDLKPGDVLYYNARFPHSVTAKGEHKFISVFFKGKQ, encoded by the coding sequence ATGGAAAATATTGGTGAAAAGATAAGGAATGAAAGGAAGGCCAAGGGTTTATCGCTTGCCGGACTTGCTTCTCGGCTCGGGATAAGCACAATGACGTTGCAGCGCATTGAAACAGGCAAGACAAGTCCTTCTGTCGCTGTGCTCGCCCAGATTTCTCATCAACTCATGCGGCCCATCGATTTTTTTATCAGAGAGGATAACCCCAAGATACTTCATGTCAGGAAAGACCAACAGTCAACGATTGAGTCTTCGGGGATGAAACTGACGGTAATTGCACCGCAGAACCTTATAGACGAAAATATTCTCATTAATCTGGGAGAGGCAGCAAAGGAAGGACGGTTTATCGACTTACATGCTGAGGAAGGTTACTCTTTTGTTTACATACTTGAGGGTGAATGTATCTTCGAGCATGACCGGATTAAATACGATCTCAAACCAGGTGATGTGCTTTACTACAATGCGAGGTTTCCGCATTCTGTGACTGCTAAGGGAGAGCATAAATTTATTAGCGTATTCTTCAAAGGGAAGCAATAA
- a CDS encoding MmgE/PrpD family protein — MGFTEGLARFVSECGSAGLPEDVVEAAKRCFLDWIGVTLAGADDPAVEILLGVVKDLGGKKQASILGYGIKTSMIQAALVNGTMAHTLDYDDAHSVVRTHPSAPLIPALLALAEHGRLPGRELIAAFVAGYEITIRMGYALGKEYYERGWHATAVLGRLGAAAGAARLLRLDPGQTAAALGLAATQAGGVRDVFGTMGKPLHSGKAAMDGLLAALLAKEGFAVPTDMLGERSGFAAVFSSEYNPIMTTHNKLGSTYEVLRNSFKPYAACLLVHPVIDGLLILREEHRLDPEAVESIRLEVAPLNMKVAGNPEPKDKVEAKFSLHFGAAIAIIKGNAGNSIFADETIFNPLVSRLMKRVTVAADTSLGEMEARVTVVLKDGTHCFKHVVAPKGDPANPLTFAELEEKFRDLTEKKIGVKQSNGIIDMITRLDGLGDIVPLVRLCSIRKKTKKVW, encoded by the coding sequence ATGGGTTTCACGGAAGGCCTTGCCCGGTTTGTCTCTGAGTGCGGCTCTGCCGGGTTGCCAGAGGATGTGGTGGAGGCCGCAAAAAGATGTTTTCTCGACTGGATCGGCGTAACGCTGGCCGGGGCAGACGACCCTGCGGTAGAGATCCTTCTCGGGGTTGTAAAAGACCTGGGAGGAAAGAAGCAGGCATCGATATTGGGCTACGGGATAAAGACCAGCATGATTCAGGCAGCGCTGGTGAACGGCACGATGGCCCATACCCTCGATTATGACGATGCCCACAGCGTGGTCAGGACACACCCCAGTGCGCCCCTCATCCCTGCGCTCCTTGCCCTTGCGGAACATGGACGGCTGCCAGGCAGGGAACTCATAGCCGCCTTCGTGGCCGGCTACGAAATCACCATACGGATGGGATACGCGCTGGGGAAGGAATATTATGAGCGCGGTTGGCATGCTACGGCAGTACTGGGCCGGTTGGGCGCCGCTGCCGGTGCGGCGAGGCTTCTCAGGCTCGACCCCGGGCAGACTGCCGCCGCCCTTGGTCTCGCCGCCACCCAGGCGGGCGGCGTGCGGGATGTCTTCGGCACCATGGGGAAGCCCCTTCACTCAGGTAAGGCGGCTATGGACGGTCTCCTGGCAGCCCTCCTGGCAAAGGAGGGGTTCGCTGTACCTACGGATATGCTCGGCGAGAGGTCGGGTTTTGCTGCCGTCTTTTCTTCTGAGTACAATCCCATTATGACCACTCACAATAAGTTAGGCTCAACATACGAGGTCCTCCGCAACTCTTTCAAGCCCTATGCGGCGTGCCTTTTGGTGCACCCCGTAATCGATGGTTTGCTCATCTTGCGGGAGGAACACCGCCTTGACCCTGAGGCGGTTGAATCTATTCGCCTTGAAGTGGCGCCCCTTAATATGAAGGTGGCAGGCAACCCGGAGCCGAAAGACAAGGTGGAAGCAAAATTTAGTCTCCATTTCGGGGCAGCCATAGCGATTATCAAGGGGAACGCCGGTAACAGCATTTTTGCGGACGAAACGATCTTCAACCCCCTTGTATCCCGTTTAATGAAGCGGGTTACGGTTGCAGCAGATACTTCCCTTGGTGAGATGGAAGCAAGGGTAACCGTTGTGCTGAAGGACGGAACGCATTGCTTTAAGCACGTCGTGGCTCCGAAAGGCGATCCGGCAAATCCTTTGACCTTCGCTGAGCTGGAGGAAAAATTCAGAGATCTTACCGAGAAAAAAATAGGCGTAAAGCAATCGAACGGGATTATTGATATGATTACGAGACTCGATGGGTTGGGCGATATAGTGCCCCTTGTGAGGCTTTGTAGCATAAGAAAAAAAACAAAGAAGGTATGGTAG
- a CDS encoding electron transfer flavoprotein subunit alpha/FixB family protein produces the protein MANLLLFIETKDKEPKKASLELLGEAGRLKAAGRYKIHAVVMGGMSEDAKKKALTYVDVLVNITDPVLDQYTPEGFALALAGYAKEINPQVVLASATQLGRDFLPRVAVLLGSGVASDVTEIRWSEDPITFVRPIYGGRVLSEISFTGYPAVVTVRPNTFAGEEPGTENGEYLERQGGIAPEQLKTRVIKTEESGKGKVNLIEADIIVAGGRGLKSAENFRVLEDLANTIGAAVGAARSVVDAKWRDQEDQVGKSGKTVSPKLYIAVGISGAIHHTMGMDTSKLVLAVNTDPNAMIFSYADYGIVGDFAQVVPAMTEEFKKRLGR, from the coding sequence ATGGCGAACCTGTTGCTGTTTATTGAGACGAAAGACAAGGAGCCTAAAAAGGCCTCCCTGGAACTGCTTGGTGAGGCCGGGAGGTTAAAGGCTGCCGGCAGATATAAAATCCATGCGGTCGTGATGGGAGGGATGTCGGAAGATGCGAAAAAGAAGGCGCTTACGTACGTAGATGTTCTGGTAAACATCACCGACCCCGTCCTTGATCAATATACACCGGAAGGGTTTGCACTGGCCCTTGCGGGATACGCAAAAGAGATAAATCCACAGGTGGTCCTTGCTTCGGCCACTCAACTGGGGCGGGATTTTCTGCCGCGGGTGGCCGTGCTTTTGGGTTCCGGGGTTGCATCCGATGTGACCGAAATCCGCTGGTCCGAAGATCCTATCACATTCGTAAGGCCCATATACGGGGGCAGGGTGCTTTCGGAGATCTCCTTCACCGGCTACCCGGCTGTCGTGACTGTCCGGCCGAATACCTTTGCCGGCGAAGAGCCAGGGACAGAGAATGGAGAATATCTGGAAAGACAGGGAGGCATCGCCCCGGAGCAGTTGAAAACACGCGTCATCAAGACAGAGGAGTCCGGGAAAGGAAAGGTTAATCTCATTGAAGCGGACATCATAGTCGCAGGCGGGAGAGGGTTGAAATCAGCGGAAAACTTCAGGGTCCTGGAAGACCTGGCCAATACGATCGGTGCCGCGGTGGGCGCCGCGAGATCCGTCGTCGATGCGAAATGGCGGGACCAGGAGGACCAGGTAGGGAAGAGCGGCAAGACCGTTTCACCGAAGCTCTATATAGCGGTCGGTATCTCCGGTGCGATCCACCATACGATGGGCATGGATACATCGAAGCTCGTGCTGGCCGTCAATACAGACCCCAATGCGATGATCTTCAGTTATGCCGATTACGGTATCGTGGGGGATTTTGCCCAGGTGGTCCCGGCCATGACCGAAGAGTTTAAGAAAAGACTGGGCAGGTAA
- the meaB gene encoding methylmalonyl Co-A mutase-associated GTPase MeaB codes for MNLAEKILRGDEGSAARLISLIEARDRKGYAELTRLLPYIGRAHVLGITGPAGAGKSTFISQVASRLHRQGKRIGIIAIDPTSMHSQGAILGDRFRMREAEDTGEIFIRSMADRDQPGGVCHGALGAVYVMEGLGKELIIIESVGAGQSDKALFYICDTVVTVFTPEFGDELQLIKAGLLEIGDIVILNKCDKPGSEDAANALSTYIPLKAKGEWSAPVLMTKAHIGEGMDDFVETIQRRWDFLQDKQRRLEMRREKTAMFVMALLKEELWRRFVDICSKDKEYEQILEEVECNTIDPYSATERIADSAEIRLRSRP; via the coding sequence ATGAACCTTGCCGAGAAGATTCTGAGGGGAGACGAAGGAAGCGCTGCCAGGCTTATTAGCCTTATTGAGGCTAGAGACCGGAAGGGATACGCGGAACTTACACGGCTTCTTCCATATATTGGGCGGGCACATGTGTTGGGCATAACAGGTCCCGCCGGAGCAGGCAAGAGTACATTTATCAGCCAGGTGGCCAGCCGTCTTCATAGACAAGGGAAGAGGATTGGCATTATTGCTATAGACCCCACAAGCATGCATAGTCAGGGAGCTATCTTGGGAGATCGCTTTCGAATGAGGGAAGCTGAAGATACGGGAGAGATCTTCATCCGTTCTATGGCGGACAGAGATCAGCCGGGAGGTGTATGCCATGGCGCCTTGGGAGCTGTTTATGTGATGGAAGGTCTTGGAAAGGAGCTTATTATTATAGAGAGCGTGGGGGCAGGACAATCAGATAAGGCCCTTTTCTACATATGCGATACCGTTGTCACGGTCTTCACTCCGGAATTCGGGGATGAATTACAATTGATAAAGGCAGGACTTCTGGAGATTGGAGATATTGTGATACTTAATAAATGTGATAAGCCCGGCTCAGAAGACGCCGCGAATGCCCTATCTACTTACATACCATTGAAAGCAAAAGGAGAGTGGTCTGCCCCGGTTCTTATGACAAAAGCGCACATTGGCGAGGGAATGGATGACTTTGTTGAAACAATCCAGCGTCGGTGGGATTTCCTACAGGACAAGCAAAGAAGGCTTGAGATGCGGAGAGAGAAAACCGCTATGTTTGTAATGGCGCTCCTGAAAGAAGAACTGTGGAGACGTTTTGTTGATATATGTTCGAAGGACAAAGAATATGAACAGATATTGGAAGAGGTAGAATGTAACACTATTGATCCTTACAGCGCAACGGAGCGCATCGCTGACAGCGCAGAAATAAGACTTCGAAGCCGACCATAA
- a CDS encoding 4Fe-4S dicluster domain-containing protein, which produces MKIEEKLTLNAMKNDRESHIRLDQKICAACNERYCVYACPAHLYSMNEETNEMVVEYAGCLECGTCRITCVYNAISWEYPKGEFGVQYRYG; this is translated from the coding sequence ATGAAGATTGAAGAAAAACTGACCCTTAATGCAATGAAGAACGACCGGGAAAGCCACATCAGGCTTGACCAGAAGATATGCGCCGCCTGTAATGAGCGATACTGCGTCTATGCCTGTCCCGCGCACCTTTACTCGATGAACGAGGAGACGAACGAGATGGTCGTGGAGTATGCGGGGTGCCTTGAGTGCGGTACATGCAGGATCACGTGCGTCTATAACGCAATATCATGGGAGTATCCAAAGGGAGAGTTCGGTGTCCAGTACAGATACGGGTGA
- a CDS encoding electron transfer flavoprotein subunit beta/FixA family protein codes for MNIVVLAKQIPDAEAHIDIGNDEKGLTIEQKFTANVFDEFAMEEALRLKEKHGGKVKVITLGAGKATEVLRTGIAMGADEVLLLEDGAFLNGDGYTTALALSRAAALEPFDVILCGRQAIDDDRGEVGPMVAQFLGIPHGGGITKLDVADGNATIECPVEGAKETIEVNLPAVFTAQKGLNEPRVPPIMGVMKAMKATIPRVTPADLGISPEEAGASGSKVKTGRYFHPKKRAAVQMIPGEPNEAAVEAVRILMDVERIL; via the coding sequence ATGAATATCGTTGTACTGGCAAAACAGATACCGGACGCGGAGGCGCATATCGATATCGGGAACGATGAGAAGGGCCTCACAATAGAGCAAAAGTTCACCGCGAACGTATTCGACGAGTTTGCGATGGAGGAGGCGCTGCGCCTGAAGGAAAAACACGGCGGGAAGGTCAAGGTGATCACGCTCGGCGCCGGCAAGGCGACAGAGGTATTGAGGACAGGGATAGCGATGGGGGCAGACGAGGTCCTCCTGCTGGAGGACGGGGCCTTCTTGAACGGCGACGGCTATACCACGGCGCTGGCATTAAGCAGGGCGGCTGCACTGGAGCCCTTTGACGTGATACTCTGCGGCAGGCAGGCGATAGATGACGACAGGGGAGAGGTCGGGCCCATGGTGGCGCAGTTTCTCGGCATCCCCCACGGAGGAGGGATCACAAAGCTCGACGTTGCCGACGGCAATGCCACTATCGAGTGTCCCGTCGAAGGGGCAAAGGAGACAATAGAGGTGAATCTCCCGGCGGTCTTTACGGCCCAGAAAGGTCTCAATGAGCCGAGGGTGCCCCCGATCATGGGGGTGATGAAGGCAATGAAGGCGACTATCCCCAGGGTAACACCCGCCGATCTCGGTATCTCGCCGGAAGAGGCAGGGGCATCGGGATCGAAGGTGAAGACCGGGAGGTATTTCCATCCGAAGAAGAGGGCTGCCGTTCAGATGATCCCCGGCGAACCGAACGAGGCGGCCGTTGAGGCGGTGAGAATTCTTATGGATGTTGAACGAATCCTGTAG